Genomic segment of Macellibacteroides fermentans:
CCGAAGACCGTCAGATGCTTGTTAACAAGGCGGTTGCAAATATTCAGATGAAAAACTTCAAGGCTGCTGAGACTGAATTCGATAAACTTATGAAGCTCTTCCCTAAATATACGGTCAACTACCTGACCCGTGGTGCTATGTATCTTGAAAAGGGCGATTCTATCAAAGCGTTGGCCGACTATAATAAAGCCATTGAACTTGATCCCTACTACGCCCAGGCTTATGGCAACAGAGCGTTGTTGCATTATCAGATGAATAAACTTCCGCAGGCCTTGGATGATCTAAACGAAGCTATCCGTCTCGAAACCAGAGAAGGGGGATATTATATAAACCGTGGATTGGTGAAATACCAGCTGAATGACCTCAGAGGGGCCATGGCCGACTATGATCAGGTGATCTGGATGGATAGTCAGAATCTGATTGCCCGTTTTAATCGGGGATTACTCCGCTTTCAGGTTGGTGATAACAACCGGGCAATCGAAGACTTTGATGTAGTAATTGAACTGGAACCCGATAACTATATGGCATATTACAACCGGGCCTTGTTGTTTATGGAAACGGGTAATTATAGGGGAGCTATAGCCGACTTTAATGTTGTGTTGGAGCAATATCCAAACTTTCTGCCGGGTTATTACAGCCGATCAGAGGCAAAACGCAAGTTAAGGGATGAGAAGGGGGCCGATAGAGATTATTGGACAGCCTTTGAAATGGAGCAGAAGATGAAGAAAGACAAATCGGCTGCCAAACCAAACAACGCTGCAGTTGCACAGAATGGTTCAGGTACGCAGACCGATAACGAAGAAAATACCCGCGAAAAATCGGATAAAAATATAAATAAGTTCAACAGACTTGTAGTATACGACAAAGAAGAGGAGCGCAAGAGCAAGTATCAGAGCGAAGTCAGAGGTCGTGTTCAGGATCGCCATGTACGTGTAGACCTGGAGCCGCTGTTCGTTCTTACATACTATGAAAAGGCAGAGCAGGTAAAGAAGATCGTGTATTACGACAAGATGATCGAGTCTTATAATTCAAAAATGCTGCTTCCAAGGAAATTGCTTGTTACAAATGAAGAGGCAGCCCTTACCGAAGCGCAGATTGGAATGCATTTTGCATCCATTAACGACTATTCTGCCAAGCTGGCCGCAAATCCGAATCTTGCCAATGCATACTTTGGCAGAGCGCTTGATTATATGCTGGTGCAGGACTTTGCCGAAGCAATTGAAGACTTTAATAAAGTGATCGAACTGGATCCCTCTTTTGCCATGGCCTATTTTAACAGAGCTGTTGTCCGTTACAAGCGTCTCGAATACGAGCTTTCGCAGACGGACACCTACAGCAGTCAGGAGCAAAATAACAGTCTTAACCTCAGTACAGCCTCTAAACAGCAGAGCCTTGTCGCACCATCGGCCGATGCTTCAACGGCTAAGTTGAAAGATAACAAACGTGCTTACGAACATGAACTGATTGTCCGCGACTATGATAAAGTTATCCAACTTAATCCGGGTTATGTATACGCCTATTTCAACAGGGGTAACCTGCGGTGTGTACAGCGCGATTTCAGAGCCGCTATCGAAGACTATAATGAAGCTATAAGACGTGATCCGGAATTTGCGGAAGCCTATTTTAACAGAGGACTTACGCGATTGTCTTTAGGAGATACCGATCGGGGTATTGCCGACTTGAGTAAGGCTGGCGAACTTGGAATTATAAATTCGTATAGCATTATAAAGCGGATGACAAGTAACCAGTAAATTCGTTGTTTGATAATAAGATGTTCCAATTTTAATTTTATTACAGTTGGATAATGAAGATTTTAGGTAAATAGTTAATAATTTAAAAAAAGAATGCTACCTTTGCATCCTAGTTTGAAAATGAATGTGCAGAATATGATAAAGATTACATTTCCGGATGATTCCGTAAGAGAATATGCTGAAGGAACAACTGCGATGCAAATTGCAGAAAGCATCAGTTCCCGTTTGGCACAGGATGTGTTGGCTGCCAGCGTTAATGGAGAGATATGGGATTTAACGAGACCTATTACTTCGGATTCGGCAGTTAAATTGTTTAAGTGGGATGACGCAGAAGGAAAGCATGCTTTCTGGCATTCCAGTGCTCACCTTATGGCCGAAGCGCTTCAGGAGCTGTTTCCCGGTACCAAGTTTGGTATAGGTCCGGCGATAGAGAACGGATTTTACTATGATGTAGATCCCGAAACACCAATTAAAGATAGCGATTTTCCGGCTATCGAAGCTAAAATGCTGGAATTGGTTGCGCGCAAGGAGAGTATTAAAAGAGAAAGTATCTCCAAAGAAGATGCCATCAAAATGTTTGGCGATCGGGGAGAAACCTATAAAACAGAGCTGATCGGCGAATTGGCAGACGGTACGATTACCACCTACACACAAGGTAACTTTACCGACTTGTGTCGCGGACCGCATTTACCAAACACGTCTTACATTAAGGCTGTTAAGATATTGAGCGTTGCCGGTGCCTATTGGAGAGGTGACGAAAAACGTAAACAGCTGGTTCGTCTCTACGGTATCACCTTCCCTAAGAAGAAGATGCTTGATGAGTATCTGGCTCTATTGGAAGAGGCTAAGAAGCGTGACCACCGTAAGTTGGGTAAAGAACTTGAATTGTTTACCTTCTCTCAGGCAGTTGGACAGGGATTACCTTTGTGGTTGCCCCGTGGAACGCAATTGCGTATGCGCCTGGAAGACTTCCTGAAACGTATTCAGAAGCGTTACGGTTACCAGCAGGTAATTACTCCGCATATCGGACAGAAGGAATTATATATTACCTCTGGTCACTATGCAAAATATGGAAAAGATTCATTCCAGCCTATCCATACACCGCAGGATGGCGAAGAGTTCTTGCTAAAGCCAATGAACTGTCCGCATCACTGCGAAATTTTCAAAGCATTTCCACGTTCTTACAAGGATCTGCCTATTCGTTTTGCAGAGTTCGGTACGGTATATCGTTACGAGCAAAGCGGCGAGTTGCATGGATTGACTCGGGTTCGTGGATTTACGCAGGATGATGCCCACCTGTTTTGCCGTCCGGATCAGCTGAAGGATGAGTTCCTAAAAGTGATGGATATTATATTCATAATTTTCAAAGCACTCGACTTCGAGAATTTTGAAGCACAGATTTCATTGAGAGATCCCAATAATAAAGAAAAATATATCGGTTCTGACGAGAACTGGGACAAAGCAGAACGAGCTATTGTTGAAGCATGTCAGGAAAAGGGTCTTAAGGCTAAAGTAGAACTTGGCGAAGCTGCATTCTACGGACCAAAGCTCGACTTTATGGTTAAAGACGCCATTGGCCGTCGCTGGCAGCTTGGAACGATCCAGGTTGACTATAACCTGCCCGAGCGCTTTGAACTAGAATATACCGGAGATGATAACAAGAAACACCGTCCTGTTATGATTCACCGTGCTCCGTTCGGTTCTATGGAGCGATTTGTTGCAGTTCTTATCGAGCACACTGGAGGTAAATTCCCCTTGTGGCTTACACCAGACCAGGTGGTAATCATGCCTATCAGCGAGAAGTTCAACGAATATGCTTATAAGGTATCTTCTATGCTTGAAGATCAGGATATAAGAGTCCTTGTTGATGATAGAAATGAGAAAATTGGCCGTAAGATACGTGACAATGAATTGAAGCGCATCCCATATATGCTGGTTGTGGGAGAGAAAGAAGCAGAAAATGATGAAGTTTCTGTAAGAAAACAGGGCGAAGGTGATAAAGGTTCGATGAATATTACTACCTTTGCATCGCTTTTGAATGCAGAAGTGGAAGAAATGATGAACCACTGGCAAAAGAAAGAAGGTAAATAACTAATAAGGAGGAGAATAAATCTTTTTGAATGAAGAATGACAATCTGAAAGAACAGTATCGAATTAACGAACGTATCCGTGTACGTGAGGTTCGTTTAGTGGGTGATAACGTAGAACAAGGGGTTTTCCCTACATCACAGGCATTGCGAATTGCTGAAGACTTGGGACTTGATCTTGTTGAAATTTCGCCAAATGCTGCCCCCCCCGTTTGTAAAGTAACCGATTATCAGAAATTTCTCTATCAGCAAAAAAAGCGTCAGAAAGAGCAGAAAGCTAAATCTGTTAAAGTGGTGGTAAAAGAAATTCGTTTCGGACCTCAGACAGATGACCATGATTATGACTTTAAATTAAAGCATGCTAAAGGGTTCCTTGAAGAGGGAGCTAAGGTAAAAGCCTATGTTTTCTTTAAGGGAAGATCGATCCTTTTCAAAGAGCAGGGAGAAGTTTTGCTTCTGAGATTTGCCAATGATTTGGAAGATTATGGTAAGGTTGAACAGCTTCCGGTATTGGAAGGCAAGCGTATGATTATTATGCTTACTCCCAAGAAAGCTCCGGTTCCACAGCCGCAAAAGCCTTCACAGCCTGCAGCTCCGGTTAAAAAGGTTATCGTAACACCTAAACCAAAGCCTGTCTCTGAAGAGAATAACGAAAATGAATAAAAACGTTTGAAAGAACGTTTATTAGTTAATAATTAAAATAAATTGGAAAATGCCTAAGATGAAGACTAATTCCGGTGCCAAAAAGAGGTTCGCCCTTACCGGATCAGGTAAAATCAAAAGAAAACACGCTTTTAAAAGTCATATTTTGACTAAAAAGACTACGAAGCGCAAAAGAAATCTTACACACATTGGTCTTGTAGACAAAGTGGATGTAAACAACGTTAAGCAGTTGCTTTGCCTTAAGTAATCTTAATTAACAGCGAGTTTTAAACAACGATTTTTATTAACCGAGTGCATTAGCAAATTAAAGTTCATCGAAAGATGGCGCTAACATTCAAAACAGATTAGAATTATGCCTAGATCAGTAAATCATGTTGCTTCAAGAGCAAAAAGAAAAAGGATTTTAAAACTTACCAGAGGTTATTATGGTGCAAGAAAAAACGTTTGGACCGTAGCAAAAAACACCTGGGAAAAAGGTTTGACTTATGCTTTCCGTGACCGCCGTAACAAGAAACGTAACTTCCGCGCATTGTGGATTCAACGTATCAACGCAGCTGCACGTTTGGAAGGTATGTCTTACTCACGTTTGATGGGAGCTTTACACGCTGCCGGAATCGAAATGAACCGTAAGGTATTAGCCGATTTGGCTGTAAATCACCCAGAAGCCTTCAAAGCTATCGTAGCAAAGGTTAAGTAAGTTTTTTATTAACAATATTAAATATCGTGAGCAATGTATATTGTCTCACGATATTTTTTTTGTACATAGGTGAGCTTCTTCCAGTACAGAATTAACATTCAGGTTTTAAACATCCTATCCCTTATTATATCCTGCTTATTTATTGCTGACTTATTTTCGAGGACTGGCTTGTGTACTTCCCTTAAGCATACGGGGGACTATTTGTTTCATAACGATAAATTATCTCTGTTGTAACTATAAACTATTATCTTTATAACTATGAACTATTCGTTTGACATATGTTGAACGCAAGTTATCCAATTGTTGACTTTGCGTTCAACATATGACAAACGCAAGATGCACAATTGGCAAACGAATAGATCTTCGTATTCAAAATATTAAATCATAATAGGGAAAGTAGTATGTTATAGGGAAGATGGATTTAGTTTAGTTAAGGTTACGCGTGTAACACAAAGGAATTTTCTTTGTTATATAATACGTTTATCGATGAAATAATAAAATAAACCCGCGCATTGTAATTGATGTTGAAGCATGAATCTCAAATAATTGAAAAGACAGGAAGGTGTACAGGGGAGATAAAAAAAGCGGAAACCGTTTAAGATTTCCGCTTTGCTATGTTAAAGAAAGCCGCACTGAAGATATGAATAAACTCCGTGTGACAGGTTTTGAGTGCTTCGCCGTCTTTGTAATCCGCTGTGCGATGCATGCCCCGAAGGGTGCGGCCCGCCATTGACAACGAGAGCTTGTCTCGGAATTAAAAATACTGATGAGTTTGCCAATCGAACAAGTGCGGCTTAACTCATTTTCTGTACAACAAAGATAGAAAATGTAATTGGAATAGCCAAATATTTTAGTCTAAAAATTGTTGCTAAAACCATAAATCTACCTTTAAAAATCATTGCATTTACAAATAACCATCCGGATGTTGGTTGTCATTGTGCGTTGCAATTAAGCAGTTATTTTATACTCAATTTGGGGACATCTTCAAACAACTCAGGAATATTAAAGAAATACGAAAGATGTTTATCCTGCGTTAGAATATTTTTTTATAAATATGACAATAAGGTGTATCTTCTTTTTTATCGTAATAATGTTGATGATAGTCTTCTGCTACCCAAAACTTACAGGCGGGCTCTAACGCGGTAGCGACCTTGTGCCCCATATTCGATAAAATAGCAATATACTTTTCTGCTGTTTCTTTCTGTTTTTCGTCTGTATAGAAAATTACAGATCTGTATTGCGTGCCTATGTCGGGACCCTGACCGCCAACTTGTGTAAAGTCGTGTGTCTCAAAATATAATTCCAATACCTTGTCGAATGAGATCTCTTCCGGATCAAAATTCACTTCCACTGTTTCCACATGCCCGGTAAGTCCGGTTTTAACTTCGGGATAGGTAGGGTTTTCAAGTTCGCCGCCCATATAACCAACAAAGGTAGACGTAACGCCAAATGCTTTGTTCAGATGATATTGAGTTCCCCAAAAACAACCTGAAGCCAAATACGCCTTTTCATTTTTTTTGTTTGCAGATTCCATCATTATATAAAATTTGGATAAATTATTTATCTTTGCACAAATGTACTAAATTTAATGGAGAAAAATCAACACCTAAATCCCTTTCAAAAAACTGTTGTAGGGGTTCAATTCTTGTTCGTGGCTTTTGGTGCCACAGTCTTAGTGCCGCTTCTCGTTGGGTTAGATCCCTCTACTGCGCTCTTTACCGCAGGACTTGGCACACTTATCTTTCATTTAGTTACCAAAGGTAAAGTTCCGGTTTTTTTAGGAAGTAGTTTTGCATTCATCGCGCCTATTTTGAAGGCGACCGAATTGTACGGCCTTCCGGGAACATTATCCGGATTTGTAGCTGTGGGTGCCGTTTATGGAATAATGAGTTTGCTTATCAAATGGCGTGGAATTAGTTTTATCCACCGGCTTTTTCCTCCGGTAGTGGTAGGTCCTGTAATTATTCTTATCGGTTTATCTTTGGCTGGAACCGGAGTAAACATGGCTAAGGATAACTGGATCCTGGCTCTGGTAGCTTTATTTACGGCAGTATGTGTTACAATGCTGGGTAAGGGTTTGCTTAAGCTTATTCCTATTTTTTCAGGAATAATTGTTGGCTATGTAGTAGGTCTGCTGTTTTTTGACATTGATTTGGCACCGGTAGCTGCTGCACCCTGGTTTTCGTTACCTCAATTTGTAACTCCACATTTTTCTTTGGAAGCAGTTCTGTTTTTAGCCCCGGTTGCTATTGCTCCGGTGATTGA
This window contains:
- the rplT gene encoding 50S ribosomal protein L20, which produces MPRSVNHVASRAKRKRILKLTRGYYGARKNVWTVAKNTWEKGLTYAFRDRRNKKRNFRALWIQRINAAARLEGMSYSRLMGALHAAGIEMNRKVLADLAVNHPEAFKAIVAKVK
- the rpmI gene encoding 50S ribosomal protein L35, which gives rise to MPKMKTNSGAKKRFALTGSGKIKRKHAFKSHILTKKTTKRKRNLTHIGLVDKVDVNNVKQLLCLK
- the infC gene encoding translation initiation factor IF-3 yields the protein MKNDNLKEQYRINERIRVREVRLVGDNVEQGVFPTSQALRIAEDLGLDLVEISPNAAPPVCKVTDYQKFLYQQKKRQKEQKAKSVKVVVKEIRFGPQTDDHDYDFKLKHAKGFLEEGAKVKAYVFFKGRSILFKEQGEVLLLRFANDLEDYGKVEQLPVLEGKRMIIMLTPKKAPVPQPQKPSQPAAPVKKVIVTPKPKPVSEENNENE
- the thrS gene encoding threonine--tRNA ligase, coding for MIKITFPDDSVREYAEGTTAMQIAESISSRLAQDVLAASVNGEIWDLTRPITSDSAVKLFKWDDAEGKHAFWHSSAHLMAEALQELFPGTKFGIGPAIENGFYYDVDPETPIKDSDFPAIEAKMLELVARKESIKRESISKEDAIKMFGDRGETYKTELIGELADGTITTYTQGNFTDLCRGPHLPNTSYIKAVKILSVAGAYWRGDEKRKQLVRLYGITFPKKKMLDEYLALLEEAKKRDHRKLGKELELFTFSQAVGQGLPLWLPRGTQLRMRLEDFLKRIQKRYGYQQVITPHIGQKELYITSGHYAKYGKDSFQPIHTPQDGEEFLLKPMNCPHHCEIFKAFPRSYKDLPIRFAEFGTVYRYEQSGELHGLTRVRGFTQDDAHLFCRPDQLKDEFLKVMDIIFIIFKALDFENFEAQISLRDPNNKEKYIGSDENWDKAERAIVEACQEKGLKAKVELGEAAFYGPKLDFMVKDAIGRRWQLGTIQVDYNLPERFELEYTGDDNKKHRPVMIHRAPFGSMERFVAVLIEHTGGKFPLWLTPDQVVIMPISEKFNEYAYKVSSMLEDQDIRVLVDDRNEKIGRKIRDNELKRIPYMLVVGEKEAENDEVSVRKQGEGDKGSMNITTFASLLNAEVEEMMNHWQKKEGK
- the msrA gene encoding peptide-methionine (S)-S-oxide reductase MsrA — protein: MMESANKKNEKAYLASGCFWGTQYHLNKAFGVTSTFVGYMGGELENPTYPEVKTGLTGHVETVEVNFDPEEISFDKVLELYFETHDFTQVGGQGPDIGTQYRSVIFYTDEKQKETAEKYIAILSNMGHKVATALEPACKFWVAEDYHQHYYDKKEDTPYCHIYKKIF
- a CDS encoding tetratricopeptide repeat protein encodes the protein MKKAILFLLIQLCSLSLVAQINTDRVLAIGRNALYFEDYVLSIQYFNQVIRSKPWLAEPYFYRAIAKVNLDDFKGAEEDCTLCLERNPFLVQAYYCRGIARQSQDNYEGAIADYTKGLEFKPEDRQMLVNKAVANIQMKNFKAAETEFDKLMKLFPKYTVNYLTRGAMYLEKGDSIKALADYNKAIELDPYYAQAYGNRALLHYQMNKLPQALDDLNEAIRLETREGGYYINRGLVKYQLNDLRGAMADYDQVIWMDSQNLIARFNRGLLRFQVGDNNRAIEDFDVVIELEPDNYMAYYNRALLFMETGNYRGAIADFNVVLEQYPNFLPGYYSRSEAKRKLRDEKGADRDYWTAFEMEQKMKKDKSAAKPNNAAVAQNGSGTQTDNEENTREKSDKNINKFNRLVVYDKEEERKSKYQSEVRGRVQDRHVRVDLEPLFVLTYYEKAEQVKKIVYYDKMIESYNSKMLLPRKLLVTNEEAALTEAQIGMHFASINDYSAKLAANPNLANAYFGRALDYMLVQDFAEAIEDFNKVIELDPSFAMAYFNRAVVRYKRLEYELSQTDTYSSQEQNNSLNLSTASKQQSLVAPSADASTAKLKDNKRAYEHELIVRDYDKVIQLNPGYVYAYFNRGNLRCVQRDFRAAIEDYNEAIRRDPEFAEAYFNRGLTRLSLGDTDRGIADLSKAGELGIINSYSIIKRMTSNQ
- a CDS encoding uracil-xanthine permease family protein — protein: MEKNQHLNPFQKTVVGVQFLFVAFGATVLVPLLVGLDPSTALFTAGLGTLIFHLVTKGKVPVFLGSSFAFIAPILKATELYGLPGTLSGFVAVGAVYGIMSLLIKWRGISFIHRLFPPVVVGPVIILIGLSLAGTGVNMAKDNWILALVALFTAVCVTMLGKGLLKLIPIFSGIIVGYVVGLLFFDIDLAPVAAAPWFSLPQFVTPHFSLEAVLFLAPVAIAPVIEHVGDIYAVNSVTGKDFVKDPGLHRTMLGDGLACAAAGIIGGPPVTTYSEVTGAISLTKITDPVVIRIAAVAGILFSVFGKVSALLKTIPAPVLGGIMMLLFGTIASVGINNLIRNKTDLGNTRNLIISSLILTFGIGGAVFQFGEFTIAGIGLASLIGVILNLVLPNHTKVAHE